The Frankiaceae bacterium genome has a window encoding:
- a CDS encoding DUF2530 domain-containing protein: MERKPDPPPLATDDVRTVWVGTSLWAVALVVFAVLQEWDAVWTCAAGLGLGFVGVAYMRRRAAAIARDERASPNGPDAGGS, from the coding sequence GTGGAGCGCAAGCCGGACCCGCCTCCGCTGGCGACGGACGACGTTCGTACGGTCTGGGTCGGTACGTCCCTCTGGGCCGTCGCGCTCGTCGTGTTCGCGGTGCTCCAGGAGTGGGACGCGGTGTGGACCTGCGCCGCCGGGCTCGGCCTCGGGTTCGTCGGGGTGGCGTACATGAGGCGCCGCGCGGCGGCCATCGCGCGCGACGAGCGGGCTAGTCCGAACGGGCCTGACGCGGGCGGGTCCTAG
- a CDS encoding ATP-binding protein, which translates to MDPRPAATRYRLILDLAREVTAQRDLADVLATTFASLRELVDFGGGSIALVDDEGWISFAATDPPATAEALTVRIRVGDGITGRIVETCEPEYIGDIHVHPDVTEERRQKSVSAGVIAWFGAPLVIDGRAIGVLQIDSPVPGAWSDEDRVLLLSFTPIVAAAVQNARLYAREQAAVQRLSELDRRHRDFVAMVSHELRTPLTSIMGYAETVLTHADKLGLDGVLGLVGRIRGSSERLGGMVEQLLDLSVLQRGELRLDLAPVDVAIAVAQAVAKNTPSDRKIDVHVPPDLPEVVTDGPRLTQMLGHLVDNAVKFSAPDTPVDVTVTADGGTLALRVSDAGDGIPPEDHDRVFERFVQLDSGNTRRVGGFGLGLYVVREVAEALGGTVTVESAAGEGAAFTIRLPLRPA; encoded by the coding sequence GTGGACCCCCGCCCAGCGGCCACGCGCTACCGGCTCATCCTCGACCTCGCGCGCGAGGTGACCGCGCAACGCGACCTCGCCGACGTGCTCGCGACGACGTTCGCGTCGCTGCGTGAGCTGGTGGACTTCGGCGGCGGCTCGATCGCGCTGGTCGACGACGAGGGGTGGATCTCGTTCGCGGCGACCGACCCGCCCGCGACGGCGGAGGCGCTGACCGTCCGCATCCGCGTCGGCGACGGCATCACCGGCCGCATCGTCGAGACGTGCGAGCCCGAGTACATCGGCGACATCCACGTCCACCCCGACGTCACCGAGGAGCGCAGGCAGAAGAGCGTGTCCGCGGGCGTCATCGCGTGGTTCGGCGCGCCGCTCGTCATCGACGGCCGCGCCATCGGCGTCCTGCAGATCGACTCGCCCGTGCCCGGCGCGTGGAGCGACGAGGACCGGGTGCTGCTGCTGTCGTTCACGCCGATCGTCGCGGCCGCCGTGCAGAACGCCCGCCTCTACGCCCGCGAGCAGGCCGCCGTGCAGCGCCTCTCCGAGCTGGACCGCCGCCACCGCGACTTCGTCGCGATGGTGAGCCACGAGCTGCGGACGCCGCTGACGTCGATCATGGGGTACGCCGAGACGGTCCTGACCCACGCCGACAAGCTCGGCCTCGACGGCGTGCTCGGCCTCGTCGGCCGCATCCGCGGGTCGTCGGAACGCCTCGGCGGCATGGTCGAGCAGCTCCTCGACCTGTCGGTGCTCCAGCGCGGCGAGCTGCGCCTCGACCTCGCGCCCGTTGACGTCGCCATCGCCGTCGCGCAGGCGGTCGCGAAGAACACGCCGTCCGATCGCAAAATCGACGTGCACGTACCCCCCGACCTGCCCGAGGTCGTCACCGACGGGCCGCGGCTCACGCAGATGCTCGGGCACCTCGTCGACAACGCCGTGAAGTTCTCCGCTCCCGACACGCCGGTCGACGTCACGGTCACCGCGGACGGCGGCACGCTGGCACTGCGCGTCTCCGACGCCGGCGACGGCATCCCGCCCGAGGACCACGACCGTGTCTTCGAGCGCTTCGTGCAGCTCGACTCCGGCAACACCCGCCGCGTCGGCGGCTTCGGTCTCGGCCTCTACGTCGTCCGCGAGGTGGCCGAGGCGCTCGGCGGCACCGTCACCGTCGAGAGCGCGGCGGGCGAGGGCGCGGCGTTCACCATCAGGCTGCCGCTGCGCCCCGCCTGA